The genomic stretch AGGATTTCACCCCCGCAGATGAACGACCTCGGCGCTCCTGATTTCCAACAATGTCGGGGAGAGGGTCGGAGAGTCGTTCGATCTCACCCGTAGGCGAAGGCAGCCGTCCGGGCCAATCGACTCGGCGATCCCCTCCACCGTGCCTTGTTCTTCGAGGGTGACACGGACGGTTCTGCCGAGTGTCGAGCAGCGCCGCGCGAATTCTTCGGCCATGCTGCCGGGGCCGTCATGGAAGAGGCGATCCATTCGTTGCTCGAGTCGAAGCAAGAGGTCGGCCAGAAGTGCCACGCGATCAAACTGTCGTCCCGCTTCTTGAGCGAGGGTGGTGGCGCCTTGCCGAAGGTCCTCGGGGAAGTGGTTCAGCGTTGCATTAATATTGAGGCCGATGCCGATCACGATAGCCATCGTTCTAGCCGCCGTGGTGGTTTGCTCGCAGAGGATCCCGCCGATCTTTTTGTCGTGGATCAAGAGATCATTCGGCCATTTCACCGAGACTGGAAGCCCTGCTTGATCGGAAAGGCAATCGGCCCCCGCAAGGGCAGACAATAGCGGAACCCATGTCAGCCAAGGGACCATGCGAGTGGCGCCCGTTCGAGGTACCGCGATGACCGAGAAATACAGATTGCCCTGCGGCGGCGAATGCCATGTTCGTCCGCGTCGTCCTCGTCCGGCCGTTTGACAGTCGGTGAGGATCACCAGTCCGTGTGAATTGGATGGAACGGCCGCTTGCTGCACATACGTGAGGGCGTCGGCGTTGGTAGAAGCGGTAGTGGCTGAATAGCGGAACACTCTGCCGAAAGCTCGGGTGTGCAGGGAGGCATGAAGACGGTCGATGTCTAGTTGGTTATCGGCGGATGAATCGCTAGCGGGACCGCCCACGGCGTCCTCGCTGTACTGAGAGATCCATGCTGAGGTTGGCTGCGGGAGCAGAATGCGTCAATGCGCCGACCGAAATGTAATCCGCGCCGGCCTGGGCCATGGCGGCGACCGTCTGCAGGGTCATCCCGCCGGAGACTTCCACGAGTGCCCGTTGTTTGATGAGTGCCACCGCTTGTCGAACCTGGGCGGGGGACATATTGTCGAGGAGAATGATGTCGGCCTTGCCGGCTATGGCTTCTTTCACTTCCTGCAAGGTTTTCGCTTCGACTTCAATACGAAGGCCGTGCGGAGCATTGGCGCGGGCGAGGCGGCAGGCTCCGGCGACATCAATGCCGGTTGATCGTAACACCGCGAGGTGGTTGTCCTTGATGAGCACGCCGTCGCCCAGCGAGAACCGATGATTTTTCCCGCCTCCCAGCTGCACCGCCCATTTTTCGAGGGCTCGTAATCCTGGCGTGGTCTTGCGTGTATCGAGGATTCTGGTTGGATATCCACGGACGGCGGCGCAAAACTGCGCGGTGAGTGTCGCGATACCTGAAAGCTGTTGGAGAAAATTCACGGCAACCCGCTCGGCCATCAACAACGAGCGTACATCGCCCAGAACGGTCAGCACCGAGGTCTCAGGCTTCATGGCGCTGCCGTCCTTGACGGCTGTGGTGATGTGCACGGATGGATCTACCGCCAGGAATACTTCGCGGGCAACGGCCACGCCTGCCACCGTCATCGGCTGATGGGCAACAATGGTCGCCGTAGCTTGAAGCGCGCTGGGAAATAAGGCGCTGGTGGTGACGTCGCCATGGGAGAGATCTTCGGCGAGCGCCTGTCGCACCGCGTTGAGAATCGTCTGGGGGTTAGGAGCGCTCAATACGGTTTCGTTCCAAGGTATACAGCTTGATCTGGTCCAGCGCCTGCTGAAGGAGTTGAATCATGTGAGTTTCGCGTTGGAGACGCTCGCGGTGGTCGGTCAATACTTCAGGTGGCGCCTTGGCCACGAAATCAGGATTGCCGAGTTTTTGCTGCGAGCGATCGACTTCTTTTTGAAGCAGCTTCATTTGTTTCTGGACATTTTCTTCGGCCTTCCCAAGATCCGCGTCCTCCATCGAGGTCCGCACTTGGATGGAGCCGCTCGTCAAGATCAAGAGTCCCCCGGGGTTGTCAACGTCGAAGGTCTTGGCGATCCAGAGATTGTCCACGTTCTCCATGTATTCAATCAGCTCTTTATGCTTCGTAAGAACCGAGGCAATGGCTTCCGTTTTGCCATGCACCTTGAAGTGGAGACGTTTGCCAGCGGGGTATCCGAGAATCGCCCGCTGCTGGTTCATCAGGGCTCGACATTCTTCCAGCAGGGCGAACTCCTGGTCGATTTCAGGTGAGTCCCATTCCACGCTGGTAGTCGGGAAGGGCCTGCGGACGATGCTGGTGCCCTCATGCGGGAGCGTCTGCCAGATTTCTTCTGTAATGAACGGCATGAAGGGATGCAGCAACCGCATCATGGTTTCGTACGTCTCGGCCAAGGTTTGCCGCGTGGTCTTTGCCTGTTCGGAAATCGGATCCTTGAGCGCGGGCTTCACCATCTCGATGTACTTGTCACAGTACTCGTGCCAGATGAATTGATAGACCGCGCTGGAGGCGCGGTCGAACCGGTACTGCTCCAACTCTTGAGTGACGGTGTTGATAGCGGCATTCAGGCGACTGAGAATCCAGCGGTCGGGGAACGACCGTTGCGCCGGCGGGACGTCGCGGCGTTCGCCGCCCAGGTGCATGAGCAGAAACCGGGCGGCGTTCCAGATTTTATTCGTGAAGTTCCGGTAGCCCTCAATCCGCTCTTCGGCTAGTTTCACGTCGCGCCCTGGCGATGCCATAGCCGCCAGGGTGAAGCGCAACGCGTCCGTGCCGTATTGCTCCATCACATGCAGCGGATCGATCACGTTGCCTTTGGACTTGCTCATCTTTTGGCCTTCGGCATCGCGGACCAGTGCGTGGATGTAGACATCGCGGAACGGCACCTCGCCCATGAATTTCAAGCCCATCATGATCATGCGCGCGACCCAGAAGAACAGAATGTCGAGGCCGGTGACCAGGGTCGAGGTCGGATAGAAGGCTTTCAACTCCGGCGTTTGCTTGGGCCACCCCAAGGTCGAGAAGGGCCAGAGGGCCGACGAGAACCAGGTGTCCAGGACATCGGGATCCTGGACGAGCGCATCACGGTGGCCCTGTGGACAGGCGTCCGGCTGCGTCTTCGCCACGATCGCGACGGCGTCAGAAGGAATGAGCGGCGCTCCATCCGAACTGCGACGCAGGAATGTCGTGCCATAGCAGGTTTCGCAGTACCAGGCGGGGATCTGGTGTCCCCACCAGATCTGCCGCGAGACGCACCAGTCTTTGATGTCCCGCATCCATCCGAGATAGTTGTTCTTCCAGGCCTCGGGGATGATTCGTACACGCCCGTCTTCGACCACCTGTATCGCCGGTTCGGCCAGCGGCTTGATCTTCACGAACCACTGATCGGACAAGAATGGTTCGACCACTGTCTTGCAGCGATAACATTTGCCGAGCGCCATCTTGTGGGGCTCGGATTTTTCCAGGTATCCCTGCTCGGTGAGGAACTGTTCGATCTTCGGGCGAGCCTTTGCCACGGGAAGATTCTCGACCGCCTCGGAGACGGCAGGATCGGCCAGGGAATCAGCCAATCGAAGGTGGGCATGGAGATCGAGGATTTTAATCCGTTTCAGGTCGTGGCGCAGACCTGCTTCGAAGTCGTTAAAGTCGTGAGCGGGCGTAATCTTGACGGCACCGGTACCGAATTCGCGATCGACCAGGATGGAATCGCCCACGATCGGGATCGCCCGGCTCGTCAATGGCAGCCGTACATGCTTTCCAATCAGGTGGCGGAAACGCTCGTCTTCCGGATGCACGGCAACTGCCGTATCCCCGAACAGAGTTTCAGGACGGGTCGTGGCGACGAGGAGAAACTGCGTAGGATCGTCGGCCAGGGTATAGCGAATCGTATACAACTTGCCGGTGATCTCTTCGTGTTCGACTTCGATATCCGACAGCGCAGTCAGGCAGCGTGGACACCAGTTGATCAAGCGCTCGCCGCGGTAGAGGAGTCCGTCCTGGTGCAAGCGAACGAAGACCTCGCGGACCGCTTCGGAGAGACCGGGGTCCATTGTAAATCGTTCCCGCTGCCAATCGCAGGAGGCTCCCAGCTTCTTGAGCTGGCCGACGATGGTTCCGCCGGATTGTTCCTTCCAGTTCCAGACGCGCTTGAGAAACTCTTCTCGACCGAGTGCTTCTCGCGACGTCCCTTCCGCTTGCAGTTGCCGCTCCACCACATTTTGCGTTGCGATGCCGGCATGATCCGTCCCCGGCATCCACAGCACATTGCGTCCTTGCATGCGACGCCAGCGGATGAGGATATCTTGCAAGGTGTTGTTCAGGGCATGACCGACATGGAGAGATCCCGTCACGTTCGGCGGAGGGATCACCATGGAATAAGGCTGCCCGTGATGGGCGGGGTCGGCGTGAAACAGGCCGGCGTCGATCCAGCGCTGGTACCAGCGGTTTTCGACGTCATGCGGACTGTAGGTTTTGTCGAGTTGTGGGGTGGACATAAGGCGCGCACGTTGCGGCGCGGGCGCATCTTAACATGTGCTGCCGGGGCTCTCAAGACAACGATGGCACCTCAGTGCCGGTGCAAAAGGTTGTAGCGGAGTGAAGCCCTGTGATATACATCCGGCGGTTCAGTCGATGTCGAGTGAACTCGCCGGCCAGCGCGCCGGTTTACCGTTGAAGGAGAGACTATGCCGAGGGGACGTGAGAAGGATCGGAAAGTTCGGAAGAAGCACCGGAAGAATGTCGCGCGCGTGAAGGCGCTGGCCAAGACCCGCCGTGCAGCGGCCAAAAAGGTGAAGCGAGGGTAACGCTTCGAGGCGTTAGTCGGGTGAGCTCAATCGTGTGATCTCGGCCCGGATCTGAGTTTCCGCCACGTCTGGAACGATCCGTTGCACCGCCTGCAGGATCGGGTCTTTCGCCATTTCCCGCACAATCTCCTCGGCCGCCTGTCGCGCACAGTTCGCGGCCATGTGCTCGACTTCTTTTTTGACCAACTGGGTAATCATGTCCAGGTGAGCCTGCAGGGCATGCGGCAGGTGCTTCTGGATGCCGCTGTCCGTGAGCTCGCCGAGTCGTGTGCCTGCCGCTTGCTCGACCAGTGCGGGCGCGATGTCTGTGACGGCCTGGCGGGTCGTCGCCTCTACACTGGCCAGCTGTGCCTCGGTCTGACGTTTCAATTCCTCTTGAATCATGGCGCGCAGACTCGTCTGCAAACGTTCCGGCGCGATCGCGTCTGCGACCTGTTTGTGCACTTCCGCTTGCACGGCCTTGCTCAATGCGGTTCCGAGCTGTCCGTCGACTTCTTTGGCGATGGCTCCAGGAAGCAGAGTGGTGATGGTCTTGTCGGCTTGAACCGTGGTCGAGTGCAACAGATGATCAACCAGGTCCTTCAGGAGCTCTTCCCCCTTGGATCTGGACGAAGACGGAGTGGAGCCCGAGACGGGCTGTGTCGATGATGGGGGCATGGTGGCCTGTTCCTTCTCCCTCTCATGGCGAGGGGGCTCATCGGCGGCGGTGTCTTGAGGCAACTCCTGCTCATCCTCATCGTCGGTACCCGTGGAAACCGGGGGCCACGTGCGCGCCTTGGCCGGTTTTGCGGTGGGACGTCCCGCAGTGCCGGTCAGGATCGTGTTGATTGTCTCGAGGAGTTGCTCGCGTTGAAACGGCTTTTTCAGGAATGCGCGGACACCGAGCGAGCGCAACTTGCTTTCATCCAGGCGATCGGCCGCATCAACCATTGAGATGATGAGCGTCTCGGCCAGATTGTCCTGTCGCCCGATTTCCTTGCAGAAGCCCGAGAAGGTGATCTTTTCCAGATGATAGTCGGCGATGATCAACGCAGGGCTCTGAGCGCGGGCGGCTTCAAGCGCCGAAGGCCCGTCGTGGAATCCTTTGACCGTATGGCCATCCGGCATGGAAAGTTGCTCGACCATGCGATGCACGGCGGGACTGCTGTCGATGACAAAAATGGTGGACCCCATCGGAAATACCTCGCTCTACCCTCTGAGGCGACGCTAACAAAGGGTCTGACAACTGTCAAAGAAAACGCCGAATCCCACTGGTGATGACGAGGTCATCGAGAGCGTGGGCGGGGACAGCGCTGGCGGAGGTTTTGTGCATCCTGATACAATCCGCCCACCTTGCCGGGTGATGGCTTGGATCCCAAGATGAGGAGTGAGTTCGCAGGATGAGCCAGAGTCGCATTCAGGTCGTCTTTTTCGACGCTGCCGATACCCTGTTTCACATTCAAGGGTCCGTGGCGGAGATTTATCTTCAGCATGCGGAACGTCATGGCTTCCGCAGAACGCCTGACTCGCTGGCCTCGATCAAAGCGGCGTTTGCGCGCTCGTTTCGCGATGCGCCGCCGCCGGTGTTCGCCGCGACGGAGCCTGCCGCCATCAAGCAATCGGAGCGCTTGTGGTGGTTCGATATCGTCCACAACGTCTTTTACCGCGTCGGCATGTTTGAGGGGTTCGATGAGTTTTTTGAAGAGGTGTTCGCGCGGTTTGCGCAATCGGAATCCTGGCGGCTGTTTCCGGAAACGCTGGATGTGTTGAATACCTTGAAAGAGCAGGGATACGAGCTGGGGATTATTTCCAATTTTGACTCGCGGTTGTTCTCCGTGCTGCGAGGACTAGAGATCGCGGACTTCTTCGATACGGTGACGATTTCGAGCCTCGCCCATGCCGCAAAACCTTCCGCGCGTATTTTCGAGCAGGCGTTGGACAAACATGCGGTGGACCCAGAAGACGCGCTGCATGTGGGCGATAGCGAGCGTGATGATGTGAAAGGCGCAGTGGCTGTCGGGCTGACCGGGGTGCTGCTGGCTAGAGATATGCCGCCTGGTGCATCGAGCGGAACGACGATCGCGACCCTCCGCGAACTCCTGCCACTGTTGTCACGTCTCCAGTAACAAGGGCACGAGATCTCGCGCGCGTCCCTGCAGGGTGGCGTCGGCCAGACTTGAATGCGGCGTCGAGTCGAGATTGATCTCCACGATAAACGCACCGGCTTGCTTGGCGATGGCGCCGAATCCCGCCGCCGGATAGACCACCCCGGATGTGCCGACGATCAGACAGATATCACTGCGCTGCAGCGCGGCCGTGCTCTTCTCGATGTCCTCTTCCGCAAGTGATTCCCCAAACCAGACGATGTGCGGGCGAAGCAGCCCGCCACAAGACTGGCAGAGGGGCAGGATGGCGATCGGGACGTCCCGGTTTTCCGTGATGCCCCGGCATTGGGTGCAGCGGACCATCCAGATGTTGCCGTGGATCTCGGAGAGTTGTTGAGACCCCGCGTCGCGGTGGAGCCCGTCCACATTCTGCGTGATGAGCCAGAACTGCGTGAACCGTTGCTCCATTGCGGCCACCGCTTGATGTGCCGGATTCGGCCGCTTCGTGGCGATGAGTTCCCGGCGCCAGTTGTACCATTCCCAGACGAGACGCGGGTCACGCGCGAAGGCTTCCGGCGTGGCGAGATCCTCTGCGCGGTAGTGCCGCCAGAGGCCGTCGGCGCCGCGAAAGGTCGGCACGCCGCTGTCGGCAGAGATTCCCGCTCCGGTCAGCACGGTGACAGACCGCGCCGAGGAGAGCTTCTGACGAACAAGGCCAAGCGTGGATCCGGTTCCCATGACGCGGGTGGCTCGCAGGTGATCACTGTTTCAGGCGCGCGGCTGCATGCTATAGTACGCGTCTTTTGAACGCAATGAGTGAGGCATCTCATGAAGCAGATCATGATGGTCGGTGCTGGTTCCGTCGGTGGGTTCTTTGGTGCGCATCTTGCCAAGAATAATCCGAATGTTTCATTTCTCCTTCGCCCGCGCACCTTGGAAGCGGTGAAGCGGAACGGCCTCACGATCAAGAGCGCCAAGGGAAATTTCACCGTCCATCCGCCGGCCGCATCCGATCCCCGGCAACTTGCGACCCCCGATCTTATCATCCTCGCTGTGAAGGCCTACGACCTCGATGAGGTGATGACGCAGTTGGAGCCGGTGCTGACGGAACGCACCGTGATTCTCACGCTGCAAAACGGCATCGATACAGAAGATCGCATCATATCCCGCCTGCATCGGGATTGCGTGGTGGGCGGGGTGGCGTTCATCTATTCGAAGATCGTCGAACCAGGCGTCATTGAGCATTACAAGCGCGGCGGGGTGGCGATCGGAGAATTGATGGGCCATAAGAGTGAGCGTGTCTCCCAGATCACCGACATTTTCAAGCAGGCGGGAATTTCTTGCCAGCTCAGCGAGGATATCCGGAAAAGCAAATGGGAGAAGATGTGCTGGAATTGTGTCTTCAACCCTCTCACGGTGGTCATCGATGACAAGGTGGCGAAGGCGCTCGATCATCCGGAAATGGCCGGCGTCATCCGGCAGATTGTCGGCGAAGTGGCGGCGGTGTCTGCGGCGGTGAAGGTCCCGCTGGCGCCCGACATGGCCGAGAAAGTGGTGAAGTGGACGCAGGAGCTTCGCGACATCCACACGTCGATGTACGACGATTGGAAGGGCAAACGCCCGACAGAGATCGATTACCTGAACGGCTACATCGTGCGGGTCGGGCGGGAATTGGGCATTCCCACACCGGTGAACGAAGCATTGACCGCCATGGTGAAGACGATTACCGAGAAAGAGCTGTCGGGGCCGGGCATTGTGCGCATCGACGGCGCCGTCGTGCAGCCGGTTTCATTGACCAGAACAGCGCTCGGGCAATTGCCGCAGGAGCACCGGGTAGACGATATCAGCGAGGTGATGCCGTCCATGCGTGGTCGTGCCATCCGCGTGAAGGGCCTCTTGGAGATTCCAGCGCTCGCGGTGGACGCCGACCATGTCACCTTTCACTCCGTCGACGGCAAGTATGCCGCCACCCTCACGCTGCAACAAGCCCGTGACTTCGGATTGTTGCTCTACGAGCTTGATGGCCAGCCCCTCTCGGACGGCAAGGGCGGTCCGTATCGTTTGGTGACGCCGGGCTTGGGCGATCTCTGCGCGAATGTGAAGGCGGTGGGACGTATCGAAGTGCGCGCAGGATCGGGGAAGGATACGCGGCCAACCGTCCGGCCGCCGGAATGTGCTGTTGATGGGCAGGGGTGAACGCGCCTCAGGTCGGTGAAGAACGGAGCACCTGGATGCTTCGCCACCGCTCCGAACGGTGTCGCCACAGCATTAATGCCATGCGCAGCGTCCAGTCGGCGATCATCGCCAGCCACACGTAGAACACTCCCATGGAAAGCCAGTAGCCTGCCATGATGGCAAGGGGGATGCGCACACCCCACATGCCGATCATCGTCGCGATCATGACGAATCGGGTATCGCCCGCGCCGCGCAGGGAGCCGGCCACCACCATGGTGAAGGCGAGGGGAATCTGCAGCAGGGCCACGATTTTCAGAAACAGCGTACCCAACTCGATCACGGCCTCGTCGCTGGTGAAGGCGCGGAGCAGAGCATAGGGGAACAAGAAAAAGACCACTCCCATGGCCGACATCATGTAGACGGCCAGCCGGTTCGCTTCCCAGGTTTCCAGCTTCGCCCGGGTGTACTTGCCGGCGCCGATGCTCTGTCCCACCATCGTGGCCGCTGCGATTGCGAAGCCGTAGCCGGGAAGAAACGACAGGGATTCAATCGATAACCCGACCTGGTGGGCCGCATAGGCGACAGTGCCGTACATCAACACAATCTTTGTGTAGAGCAGGATGCCGGCTTGCTGGACGACGCGCTCACCCGAGACCGGC from Nitrospira sp. encodes the following:
- the nadC gene encoding carboxylating nicotinate-nucleotide diphosphorylase encodes the protein MSAPNPQTILNAVRQALAEDLSHGDVTTSALFPSALQATATIVAHQPMTVAGVAVAREVFLAVDPSVHITTAVKDGSAMKPETSVLTVLGDVRSLLMAERVAVNFLQQLSGIATLTAQFCAAVRGYPTRILDTRKTTPGLRALEKWAVQLGGGKNHRFSLGDGVLIKDNHLAVLRSTGIDVAGACRLARANAPHGLRIEVEAKTLQEVKEAIAGKADIILLDNMSPAQVRQAVALIKQRALVEVSGGMTLQTVAAMAQAGADYISVGALTHSAPAANLSMDLSVQRGRRGRSR
- a CDS encoding biotin--[acetyl-CoA-carboxylase] ligase, with protein sequence MGGPASDSSADNQLDIDRLHASLHTRAFGRVFRYSATTASTNADALTYVQQAAVPSNSHGLVILTDCQTAGRGRRGRTWHSPPQGNLYFSVIAVPRTGATRMVPWLTWVPLLSALAGADCLSDQAGLPVSVKWPNDLLIHDKKIGGILCEQTTTAARTMAIVIGIGLNINATLNHFPEDLRQGATTLAQEAGRQFDRVALLADLLLRLEQRMDRLFHDGPGSMAEEFARRCSTLGRTVRVTLEEQGTVEGIAESIGPDGCLRLRVRSNDSPTLSPTLLEIRSAEVVHLRG
- a CDS encoding NAD-dependent deacylase, with product MGTGSTLGLVRQKLSSARSVTVLTGAGISADSGVPTFRGADGLWRHYRAEDLATPEAFARDPRLVWEWYNWRRELIATKRPNPAHQAVAAMEQRFTQFWLITQNVDGLHRDAGSQQLSEIHGNIWMVRCTQCRGITENRDVPIAILPLCQSCGGLLRPHIVWFGESLAEEDIEKSTAALQRSDICLIVGTSGVVYPAAGFGAIAKQAGAFIVEINLDSTPHSSLADATLQGRARDLVPLLLET
- a CDS encoding valine--tRNA ligase, whose amino-acid sequence is MSTPQLDKTYSPHDVENRWYQRWIDAGLFHADPAHHGQPYSMVIPPPNVTGSLHVGHALNNTLQDILIRWRRMQGRNVLWMPGTDHAGIATQNVVERQLQAEGTSREALGREEFLKRVWNWKEQSGGTIVGQLKKLGASCDWQRERFTMDPGLSEAVREVFVRLHQDGLLYRGERLINWCPRCLTALSDIEVEHEEITGKLYTIRYTLADDPTQFLLVATTRPETLFGDTAVAVHPEDERFRHLIGKHVRLPLTSRAIPIVGDSILVDREFGTGAVKITPAHDFNDFEAGLRHDLKRIKILDLHAHLRLADSLADPAVSEAVENLPVAKARPKIEQFLTEQGYLEKSEPHKMALGKCYRCKTVVEPFLSDQWFVKIKPLAEPAIQVVEDGRVRIIPEAWKNNYLGWMRDIKDWCVSRQIWWGHQIPAWYCETCYGTTFLRRSSDGAPLIPSDAVAIVAKTQPDACPQGHRDALVQDPDVLDTWFSSALWPFSTLGWPKQTPELKAFYPTSTLVTGLDILFFWVARMIMMGLKFMGEVPFRDVYIHALVRDAEGQKMSKSKGNVIDPLHVMEQYGTDALRFTLAAMASPGRDVKLAEERIEGYRNFTNKIWNAARFLLMHLGGERRDVPPAQRSFPDRWILSRLNAAINTVTQELEQYRFDRASSAVYQFIWHEYCDKYIEMVKPALKDPISEQAKTTRQTLAETYETMMRLLHPFMPFITEEIWQTLPHEGTSIVRRPFPTTSVEWDSPEIDQEFALLEECRALMNQQRAILGYPAGKRLHFKVHGKTEAIASVLTKHKELIEYMENVDNLWIAKTFDVDNPGGLLILTSGSIQVRTSMEDADLGKAEENVQKQMKLLQKEVDRSQQKLGNPDFVAKAPPEVLTDHRERLQRETHMIQLLQQALDQIKLYTLERNRIERS
- a CDS encoding HAD-IA family hydrolase translates to MSQSRIQVVFFDAADTLFHIQGSVAEIYLQHAERHGFRRTPDSLASIKAAFARSFRDAPPPVFAATEPAAIKQSERLWWFDIVHNVFYRVGMFEGFDEFFEEVFARFAQSESWRLFPETLDVLNTLKEQGYELGIISNFDSRLFSVLRGLEIADFFDTVTISSLAHAAKPSARIFEQALDKHAVDPEDALHVGDSERDDVKGAVAVGLTGVLLARDMPPGASSGTTIATLRELLPLLSRLQ
- a CDS encoding response regulator; protein product: MGSTIFVIDSSPAVHRMVEQLSMPDGHTVKGFHDGPSALEAARAQSPALIIADYHLEKITFSGFCKEIGRQDNLAETLIISMVDAADRLDESKLRSLGVRAFLKKPFQREQLLETINTILTGTAGRPTAKPAKARTWPPVSTGTDDEDEQELPQDTAADEPPRHEREKEQATMPPSSTQPVSGSTPSSSRSKGEELLKDLVDHLLHSTTVQADKTITTLLPGAIAKEVDGQLGTALSKAVQAEVHKQVADAIAPERLQTSLRAMIQEELKRQTEAQLASVEATTRQAVTDIAPALVEQAAGTRLGELTDSGIQKHLPHALQAHLDMITQLVKKEVEHMAANCARQAAEEIVREMAKDPILQAVQRIVPDVAETQIRAEITRLSSPD
- a CDS encoding 2-dehydropantoate 2-reductase — translated: MKQIMMVGAGSVGGFFGAHLAKNNPNVSFLLRPRTLEAVKRNGLTIKSAKGNFTVHPPAASDPRQLATPDLIILAVKAYDLDEVMTQLEPVLTERTVILTLQNGIDTEDRIISRLHRDCVVGGVAFIYSKIVEPGVIEHYKRGGVAIGELMGHKSERVSQITDIFKQAGISCQLSEDIRKSKWEKMCWNCVFNPLTVVIDDKVAKALDHPEMAGVIRQIVGEVAAVSAAVKVPLAPDMAEKVVKWTQELRDIHTSMYDDWKGKRPTEIDYLNGYIVRVGRELGIPTPVNEALTAMVKTITEKELSGPGIVRIDGAVVQPVSLTRTALGQLPQEHRVDDISEVMPSMRGRAIRVKGLLEIPALAVDADHVTFHSVDGKYAATLTLQQARDFGLLLYELDGQPLSDGKGGPYRLVTPGLGDLCANVKAVGRIEVRAGSGKDTRPTVRPPECAVDGQG